The stretch of DNA GCCACCCAGGGACCGGAGTACAGCAGCTCGCCGGCGGCGGTGAAGGGTCCCAGCGGCGCCGTCACGACGCGGGGGAAGTCGCGTTCGACGCGGTTCCTGGCGGCGAGATGGGCGTCGCGCATGGCGGTGTCGCCGAAGAACTCGAGATCGCCGGTGGCCGGCAGCCCGATCCGCAGCGCGGCCGCGGGGGTGGCGTCGCGGCGGCGGTCGCGGGCGTAGGGATCGCGGTCGTCCCGTCCGGCGACGACGTCGAAGACCGTGGCCAGGTCGGTGACCCGGCCGGCGATCAGGCTCAGACAGTCCAGTGACCGGCAGGCGGGCACCAGGCCGACGGTCGGGATCAACCCGCGGGACGGCTTGAAACCCATGATCCCGTTGAGGGCCGGCGGGACCCGGCCGGACCCGGCGGTGTCGGTGGCCACGGCGAACGGGACCTCGCCGAGCGCGACCGCAAGCGCTGAGCCGGAGCTCGAACCGCCGGAGATCAGCTCACCGCCGTAGACGCTGCGCGGGATGACACCGGGGGTACGGGTGCCGTTGAGGCCGGTGGCGAACTGGTCGAGGTTCGTCTTGCCGACGAAGACCGCTCCGGCGTCGAGCAGTCGCTGGACGGCCGGGGCGGTCGCCGTGGCCGGATAGCCGTAGTCGGGGCAGGCGAGCGTGGTCGGGTACCCCGCCACGTCGATCGAGTCCTTGACGCCGAACGGCACGCCGTACAGCGGCAACCGTCCCGGATCGGGCTCGCGCATCAACGCTCTCGCCCGCGCGAGGACGTCGGACGGGTCGGCCACGGTGATCCAGGTGCCGTCGTCACCGCGACGATCGATCCGCTCCATGACCTCCTCGGCGGTGTCCACGAGGCTCGCCGTGCTGTCGCGGTGCCGGGTGACGAGGTCGGACACCGAGGGGGCCAGGGTCGGACCGGGACGGGTGGGGGCGGTGATCGGGGCTGCCATGCGCTCGATTGTCGACAATCTGCGTCACCGGCAGGCAACTGCCGTGTTAAGAGCGCGCTACCGACTTCTCACACGGATCCGGTCACCCCGCCCCGAGGTCGGAGTGCGCTGACAGGTAGCGCTGCGAGCCGTGGTCGGCGAGTGCGGC from Nakamurella deserti encodes:
- the atzF gene encoding allophanate hydrolase, with translation MAAPITAPTRPGPTLAPSVSDLVTRHRDSTASLVDTAEEVMERIDRRGDDGTWITVADPSDVLARARALMREPDPGRLPLYGVPFGVKDSIDVAGYPTTLACPDYGYPATATAPAVQRLLDAGAVFVGKTNLDQFATGLNGTRTPGVIPRSVYGGELISGGSSSGSALAVALGEVPFAVATDTAGSGRVPPALNGIMGFKPSRGLIPTVGLVPACRSLDCLSLIAGRVTDLATVFDVVAGRDDRDPYARDRRRDATPAAALRIGLPATGDLEFFGDTAMRDAHLAARNRVERDFPRVVTAPLGPFTAAGELLYSGPWVAERLAEFGGFLDSHPESVLPVIRAILESGRGYSAVDVFRAEHRLFALRTEVARLFERMDVLVLPTLGTTFTVDEVLADPIATNTVLGHYTHFGNLLDLCAVAVPAGHTADGRPAGLMILGPALADDRVLAVAAALAAEPPPPAASPGPADADPVVLVVVGHHLSGQPRSVDLVNRGAVLQEQTTTAAAYRLLRTGGDTPGVPVLVADPAGVAIAVETWTVPAAALPAVLAGSAPDVALGRVQLADGRVEIGFVADPSASAGPVPPEDISAHGGWRAYLAQR